The window AATAGGAGGAAGGTAAATGAAAAAAGTATTAGCATGGTTAGTAATGATGGTTCTTGTTTTAAATGTTTTTGTGGGATGTAGTCAAGGTGAAAAAAAGGAAGGAAATGAAAAAGAAACAGCAAAGCAAACAGAAGAACCAAGTGGAGGAAAAACAGCAAAGGATATTACCATAGGTTATAGTTTTCAAGGTTTATCCGATGAATACATTGTCTTCTTAAAAGAAGCCGTGGATGCGAAAGCAAAAGAATTAGGTGTTAATATTCTCATTGCAGATGGTCAGATGAGTGCAGAGAAGCAGATCAGTCAAGTTGAAAACTTTATTGCTCAGAAAGTAGATGCCATTGTGCTTAATCCTATTTCCATGGATGGTTGTGCGCCAGCTGTAGCAGCAGCTTCAGAAGCTGGTATACCCATTATTACCCTTATCTCCATTGTCTCCAATCAAGACCTGGCTACCAGTTATGTGGGTTCCAATTCCATTGAATCAGGTGAAATTGAAATGCAGCTTGCAGCAGATGGCTTAGGAGGTAAAGGGAACATTGTGGTCATGTTTGGGCAAATGGGACATGATGCTCAGATTGGACGGTATGAAGGTTTAAACAATGTGCTAAAGAATTATCCAGACATTAAAATTGTAGCAGAACAAACAGGTAATTGGTCAAGAGAAGAAGGTATGACCATCATGGAAAACTGGTTGTCATCTGGAAAAGAGATTGACGCGGTAGTGGCACAAAATGATGCCATGGCACTTGGCGCTTTAATG is drawn from Vallitalea pronyensis and contains these coding sequences:
- a CDS encoding sugar ABC transporter substrate-binding protein, which produces MKKVLAWLVMMVLVLNVFVGCSQGEKKEGNEKETAKQTEEPSGGKTAKDITIGYSFQGLSDEYIVFLKEAVDAKAKELGVNILIADGQMSAEKQISQVENFIAQKVDAIVLNPISMDGCAPAVAAASEAGIPIITLISIVSNQDLATSYVGSNSIESGEIEMQLAADGLGGKGNIVVMFGQMGHDAQIGRYEGLNNVLKNYPDIKIVAEQTGNWSREEGMTIMENWLSSGKEIDAVVAQNDAMALGALMAIEAKGLLGEIQVYGIDAIPEALNALEEDKMNGTVFQDAKGQGAKSVEVALSVAMGETVDKNVYIPYLPVLKKDVPNYK